The following coding sequences are from one Nicotiana tabacum cultivar K326 chromosome 1, ASM71507v2, whole genome shotgun sequence window:
- the LOC107789659 gene encoding delta(8)-fatty-acid desaturase-like yields MGDSKKYITAEELKKHNKADDLWISIQGKVYNATNWIKEHPGGDIPILNLAGQEATDAFIAFHPGTAWKYLNKFFTGYYLEDYEVSEVSRDYRKLCSEFAKAGLFEKKGHGVIYSLCFVAFLLFLTVYGVLYSNSFWIRMLCGGLLGLAWMQVSYLGHDSGHYLIMTTRGFNKLVQILAGNCITGISIAWWNWTHNAHHVACNSLDYDPDLQHLPVFAVSSSLFKSLNSTFYGRELTFDPMAKFFVSYQHFTFYPIVCVSRVNLFLQTLLLLFSKRKVTDRLMNILGIMVFWTWFPLLVSTLPNWTERVLFVLISFVVTGIQHVQFCLNHFAADVYVGQPKGNDWFEKHTAGTIDIACSPQMDWFFGGLQFQLEHHLFPRLPRCQLRKISPIVQELCKKHNLSYRSLSFFEANRWTIRTLRVAAMQARNLLWEAVNTHG; encoded by the coding sequence ATGGGGGATTCTAAGAAGTACATTACCGCTGAGGAGTTAAAGAAGCATAACAAAGCAGATGATTTGTGGATCTCTATACAGGGGAAAGTTTACAATGCGACAAATTGGATAAAGGAACATCCAGGTGGAGATATCCCTATTCTTAATCTGGCTGGTCAAGAAGCAACTGATGCATTCATTGCTTTCCATCCAGGTACTGCTTGGAAATATCTTAACAAGTTCTTTACTGGCTATTATTTGGAGGATTACGAGGTATCTGAGGTATCCAGGGATTATAGGAAACTCTGTTCTGAGTTTGCTAAAGCCGGTTTGTTTGAAAAGAAAGGCCATGGGGTGATTTATTCCTTATGTTTTGTAgcatttttgcttttcttgaCTGTTTATGGTGTTCTTTATAGTAATAGTTTCTGGATTCGCATGCTTTGTGGAGGATTGTTGGGGTTGGCTTGGATGCAGGTTTCTTACTTGGGTCATGATTCTGGTCATTACTTAATTATGACAACTCGCGGTTTCAACAAATTGGTACAAATTCTAGCAGGGAATTGCATCACTGGGATTAGTATTGCTTGGTGGAATTGGACACATAATGCTCATCATGTCGCCTGCAATAGCCTCGATTATGACCCTGATCTTCAGCACTTGCCTGTTTTTGCGGTGTCCTCGAGTTTGTTTAAATCATTGAACTCTACCTTCTATGGAAGAGAGCTCACGTTCGATCCCATGGCTAAATTCTTTGTCAGCTATCAGCATTTTACGTTCTATCCAATCGTTTGTGTTTCCAGGGTGAATCTGTTTCTTCAGACATTGTTGCTATTATTCTCAAAGAGAAAAGTGACTGATAGACTTATGAACATATTGGGGATCATGGTTTTCTGGACTTGGTTTCCGCTTCTTGTTTCCACCTTGCCTAATTGGACAGAAAGGGTGTTATTTGTCCTCATAAGCTTTGTTGTGACAGGGATTCAACATGTTCAATTCTGTCTGAATCATTTTGCTGCCGATGTCTATGTTGGACAGCCCAAGGGGAACGATTGGTTTGAGAAACACACAGCTGGGACTATTGACATTGCTTGTTCTCCCCAAATGGATTGGTTCTTTGGAGGATTGCAGTTCCAGCTTGAGCATCATTTATTTCCAAGGTTGCCTAGGTGCCAATTGAGGAAAATTTCTCCTATTGTACAGGAGCTATGCAAAAAGCACAATTTGTCCTACAGGAGTTTGTCTTTCTTTGAGGCCAATAGGTGGACAATAAGGACACTTAGGGTAGCAGCAATGCAGGCTAGGAATCTGCTATGGGAAGCTGTTAATACTCATGGCTAA